The following are encoded in a window of Caldicellulosiruptor danielii genomic DNA:
- a CDS encoding ABC transporter permease — MEVTLSKKETFQNRFKMFWKSMKRTKYLHLLALPGVLYYIIFHYIPMYGVIIAFKDYNFRKGILGSEWVGFKHFIRFFENPFFWRLIRNTILVNVYQIIFVFPLPILFALFLNELSNGFYKRFVQTVSYLPHFISLPAIIGMMVMFLSPTDGVVNMILQKIGLPTIYFMADPKWFRTLYIISDIWQHLGWGAIIYIAALSNVNPELYEGAVIDGATRVQMMRYISIPSIMPTIIIMLLLRIGHIMSLGAEKILLMQSPLNYETSDVISTYVYRRGLVYGEYSYTTAIGLFNSLINLTILIIANKITKKVTETGLF, encoded by the coding sequence GTGGAAGTTACATTGTCTAAAAAAGAAACTTTTCAGAATCGTTTCAAAATGTTTTGGAAATCGATGAAGAGAACTAAGTATCTTCACCTCTTAGCTTTACCAGGTGTTCTTTATTACATAATATTTCATTATATTCCTATGTATGGAGTCATTATTGCATTTAAGGACTACAATTTTAGAAAGGGTATTTTGGGCAGTGAATGGGTAGGATTTAAACACTTCATAAGATTTTTCGAAAACCCTTTTTTTTGGAGACTAATAAGAAATACAATTCTTGTTAACGTTTATCAAATAATATTTGTATTTCCTCTGCCAATTTTATTTGCTCTTTTTCTAAATGAACTTAGCAATGGCTTCTATAAGAGGTTTGTCCAAACAGTTAGTTATTTGCCTCACTTTATTTCTCTTCCTGCAATAATAGGTATGATGGTAATGTTTTTATCCCCAACAGATGGTGTTGTGAATATGATACTTCAGAAAATTGGGCTGCCAACAATATATTTTATGGCTGACCCTAAATGGTTTAGAACACTTTATATAATAAGTGACATATGGCAGCACTTAGGCTGGGGAGCAATAATATATATAGCAGCACTTAGCAATGTTAATCCAGAGCTTTATGAAGGTGCTGTAATAGATGGAGCAACAAGAGTTCAAATGATGAGATATATCTCAATACCATCGATAATGCCTACTATTATTATAATGCTTCTTTTGAGAATTGGGCACATCATGTCGCTGGGTGCAGAAAAGATTTTGCTCATGCAAAGTCCTCTTAACTATGAAACCTCAGATGTTATAAGTACATATGTCTACAGAAGGGGACTTGTATATGGTGAGTATAGCTATACAACTGCGATAGGACTTTTTAACTCGCTGATAAATCTCACAATACTAATTATAGCAAATAAGATTACAAAGAAAGTTACAGAAACAGGACTCTTTTAA
- a CDS encoding helix-turn-helix domain-containing protein gives MKFSDYIEKLRIEKACELLKEDKYNIDEVAKMVGYTNAHTFRRAFKKVIGILPSEFCERLREV, from the coding sequence ATGAAGTTTAGCGATTACATTGAAAAACTGCGGATTGAAAAGGCATGTGAACTTTTAAAAGAGGATAAATATAACATTGATGAGGTTGCCAAAATGGTAGGATACACAAATGCACATACATTCAGAAGAGCTTTCAAAAAGGTAATAGGAATCTTGCCGAGTGAGTTTTGTGAAAGACTAAGAGAAGTTTAA
- a CDS encoding FMN-binding glutamate synthase family protein, which produces MNLRRPNANEATGTFNRSKDVVPMSGLCTRCVDGCQGNCEIFLASFRGREVLYPGPFGEVTAGADKNYPVDYSHLNIQGYAVGAKGLPEGVEANPDTAIFPNVDTTTEYGWEKKVKMKVPIFTGALGSTEIARKNWEHFAVGAAISGITLVCGENVCGVDPELELTSDGKVKKSPEMDRRINTYKRFHEGWGEILVQMNVEDTRLGVAEYVIEKHGLDTIELKWGQGAKCIGGEIKVKSLERALELKKRGYVVLPDPTQKDVQEAFKKGAIREFERHSRLGFVDKESFLKEIERLRTLGFKRITLKTGAYSAVELAMALRFGAEAKLDLITIDGAPGGTGMSPWPMMNEWGIPTFYLEALAYQFAEKLTKRGFRVPDLAIAGGFSTEDGVFKAIAMGAPYVKAVCMGRALMIPGMVGKNIEKWIKEGNIPKTVSKYGTTPEEIFITYEELREKYGDEIKNIPLGAIGIYTFVQKFKTGLQQLMAGSRNFRISTISRKDLVALTEDAAKISGIPYVMDAYREEAERILEE; this is translated from the coding sequence ATGAATTTAAGAAGACCAAATGCAAATGAGGCGACAGGTACGTTTAATCGATCAAAAGATGTTGTGCCAATGTCAGGACTCTGTACAAGATGTGTGGACGGGTGTCAAGGGAATTGTGAAATCTTTTTGGCGTCTTTTAGAGGAAGAGAGGTTTTGTATCCCGGTCCTTTTGGTGAAGTCACAGCAGGTGCTGACAAAAACTATCCTGTCGACTATTCACATTTAAACATCCAAGGTTATGCGGTTGGAGCAAAAGGACTTCCTGAAGGTGTTGAGGCAAATCCTGATACGGCAATCTTCCCAAATGTTGACACAACAACAGAGTACGGTTGGGAAAAGAAGGTTAAGATGAAGGTTCCAATATTCACTGGTGCCCTTGGTTCAACCGAAATTGCACGCAAAAACTGGGAACATTTTGCTGTTGGGGCTGCTATTTCAGGCATTACACTTGTGTGTGGTGAAAATGTATGTGGAGTTGACCCAGAACTTGAGCTTACTTCAGATGGCAAGGTCAAAAAGTCTCCTGAGATGGACAGGAGAATAAATACATATAAAAGATTCCACGAGGGCTGGGGCGAGATTTTAGTCCAGATGAATGTTGAAGATACTCGCCTTGGTGTTGCAGAGTATGTCATTGAAAAACACGGACTTGACACAATTGAACTCAAGTGGGGGCAAGGTGCTAAATGTATAGGTGGTGAGATAAAGGTAAAGAGCTTAGAAAGGGCTTTAGAACTCAAAAAGAGAGGATATGTTGTACTGCCAGACCCAACCCAAAAAGATGTTCAAGAAGCGTTTAAAAAAGGAGCTATAAGGGAGTTTGAAAGACATTCCAGACTTGGATTTGTTGATAAGGAAAGCTTTTTGAAAGAGATTGAAAGACTCAGAACTCTTGGATTTAAGAGAATAACACTCAAAACGGGAGCGTATTCAGCGGTTGAGCTTGCAATGGCCCTGAGGTTTGGTGCTGAGGCAAAACTTGATTTGATAACAATTGATGGTGCACCGGGTGGCACAGGTATGAGCCCGTGGCCAATGATGAACGAGTGGGGAATTCCAACATTCTACTTAGAAGCTTTGGCATATCAGTTTGCTGAAAAACTTACAAAGAGAGGCTTTAGGGTTCCTGACCTTGCAATTGCAGGTGGTTTTTCAACCGAGGATGGTGTGTTCAAGGCAATTGCAATGGGTGCACCATATGTAAAAGCTGTTTGTATGGGAAGAGCCTTGATGATACCAGGCATGGTAGGCAAGAATATTGAAAAATGGATAAAAGAAGGTAATATTCCAAAAACAGTGTCCAAGTATGGTACAACACCAGAAGAGATATTCATAACATATGAAGAGCTTCGTGAAAAGTATGGTGATGAGATAAAGAACATTCCTCTTGGTGCAATTGGTATCTATACATTTGTTCAAAAGTTCAAAACAGGTTTGCAGCAGCTCATGGCAGGGTCAAGAAACTTTAGAATCTCCACAATTTCGAGAAAAGATCTTGTTGCGCTTACTGAAGATGCGGCTAAAATATCAGGTATTCCGTATGTAATGGACGCGTACAGAGAAGAGGCAGAAAGAATACTTGAAGAATAG
- a CDS encoding phenylacetate--CoA ligase family protein → MDFIGYLIRNIFFPLMETFKGNTIRKKLRILSQNSRASQEKIEDVQREELKKLLLYCIEYVPAYKKYDYLKKEIEACPEKALKGFPVLEKKEFSKNRDFYLSEKSNLSKCILNRTGGSTGEPVKFYMDRETVEWYEAARYLGLSWWGINIGDKCLMLWASRSDIGSVKDLKSKVKERILKNRLIISSWDINEKTINEIAKRIKRFKPLYIYAYPSAAYKLAYLLKEKGIDLNLKLKGVVTTAENLYEYQRDLIQEVFKCPVINEYGARDGGIIAYQCPKGKMHLMTLTGFYEFVDIEGLENEKRKSILVTDLHNYVMPRLRYRLGDVVTLDDEGCDCGIGFPTIKEVDGRIDEIFVTKNGEVYDSHFFNVLAREMEGVLQYQLIQHDLENMTLRIVKGKGFDESEVSKFVESIKSKFGDISIKIDYVNEIECGPSGKVRYIVREYKIPAIRILLAFVKTTISIITVFTFDL, encoded by the coding sequence ATGGATTTTATTGGTTATCTGATAAGAAATATATTCTTCCCTTTGATGGAAACTTTTAAAGGAAATACGATAAGAAAGAAACTAAGGATTTTGTCACAAAATAGTAGAGCTTCTCAAGAAAAGATTGAAGATGTTCAAAGAGAAGAGCTTAAAAAGCTGCTGTTGTATTGTATTGAATACGTTCCAGCATATAAAAAGTACGACTATCTCAAAAAAGAAATAGAAGCTTGTCCAGAAAAGGCTTTGAAAGGATTTCCTGTCTTAGAGAAAAAAGAATTTTCGAAAAATAGAGATTTTTACTTATCAGAAAAGTCAAATCTTTCGAAGTGCATCTTAAATAGAACAGGCGGGTCTACAGGAGAGCCTGTAAAGTTTTACATGGATAGAGAAACTGTTGAGTGGTATGAAGCAGCAAGATATTTGGGACTTTCATGGTGGGGAATAAACATTGGTGATAAGTGTCTGATGCTTTGGGCGTCAAGAAGTGACATTGGTAGTGTTAAGGATTTGAAAAGTAAGGTTAAAGAACGAATTCTGAAAAATAGACTTATTATTTCTTCATGGGATATAAACGAAAAGACCATAAATGAAATTGCAAAAAGAATCAAGAGATTCAAACCTTTGTATATATACGCATATCCTTCTGCAGCATATAAACTTGCATATCTTTTAAAAGAAAAGGGCATAGATTTGAATCTAAAGCTCAAGGGAGTTGTAACCACTGCTGAAAATTTATATGAGTACCAAAGGGATTTAATTCAAGAAGTATTTAAATGCCCTGTAATAAACGAATATGGTGCAAGGGATGGCGGAATAATAGCGTATCAGTGTCCAAAAGGTAAGATGCATTTGATGACCTTGACAGGATTTTATGAGTTTGTGGATATCGAAGGATTGGAGAATGAAAAGAGAAAGTCAATTTTAGTAACAGATCTTCACAATTATGTAATGCCAAGACTAAGGTATAGACTTGGTGATGTTGTGACCCTTGATGATGAAGGCTGTGACTGCGGTATAGGATTTCCTACAATTAAGGAAGTAGATGGTAGGATTGATGAGATATTTGTCACAAAAAACGGAGAAGTTTATGACAGTCACTTTTTCAATGTATTAGCAAGAGAGATGGAAGGGGTGCTGCAGTATCAGCTTATTCAGCATGATTTGGAAAATATGACTCTGAGGATTGTAAAAGGCAAAGGATTTGATGAAAGTGAGGTTAGCAAGTTTGTAGAAAGTATTAAAAGCAAATTTGGAGATATTTCAATAAAGATTGATTATGTCAATGAAATTGAATGTGGTCCTTCCGGAAAGGTTCGATATATAGTGAGAGAATACAAAATTCCAGCAATTAGGATTTTATTGGCATTTGTTAAGACGACAATATCTATAATAACTGTATTTACCTTTGATTTGTAA
- the argS gene encoding arginine--tRNA ligase, translating into MNLVKLAKEQIQDVVQNAIKKCIDKGIFELDSIPDIMIEKPKEKSHGDFATNIAMELTRKLKKNPREIANGIVNAIDLSNTFIEKVEVAGPGFINFFFKKDWLYKVVDVILSEGDHYGKVNIGNGKKVMVEFVSANPTGPMHMGNARGGALGDCLANLLKWAGYNVTKEFYVNDSGNQIEKFGQSLEIRYRQLKGENIDLPEDCYHGEDIIERVKEYLDEHGDDLEDLSSDERRKKLVDFALRRNISLMKEHLRKYGIEYDVWFHESSLYESGEVFETIEDLKSRGYTYEKDGALWFAASKLDKSLKDEVLIRANGIPTYFAADIAYHRNKFEKRGFDIVIDIWGADHHGHVARMKAAMKALGIDPEKLIVILMQLVRLVRDKEIVRMSKRTGKAITLIDLIDEIGKDAARFMFNTKSADTHIEIDLDLVTQQTLDNPVFYVQYAYARTCGILRTLSEEGIVLDKSRIKVELLQQEEELELLKKLLELPEEIEIAAKNLDVSRVTKYLLDLASMFHAFYNACRVKNENEELMFTRLSLVECVRIVIRNMLRLLGVDAPEKM; encoded by the coding sequence TTGAATTTGGTAAAACTTGCAAAAGAACAGATTCAGGATGTAGTTCAAAATGCCATAAAAAAATGTATTGATAAAGGAATATTTGAGCTTGACAGCATTCCAGATATAATGATTGAAAAGCCGAAAGAGAAATCTCACGGCGATTTTGCAACAAATATAGCAATGGAACTTACAAGAAAACTAAAGAAAAATCCAAGAGAGATTGCAAATGGCATTGTTAACGCAATTGATTTATCAAATACTTTCATTGAAAAAGTTGAAGTTGCAGGGCCAGGATTTATAAATTTCTTTTTCAAAAAAGACTGGCTTTACAAAGTTGTGGATGTTATTTTGTCTGAAGGTGACCACTATGGAAAAGTAAATATTGGAAATGGCAAAAAAGTGATGGTTGAGTTTGTCTCGGCAAATCCGACCGGTCCCATGCACATGGGAAATGCCCGCGGAGGTGCGCTTGGGGACTGCCTTGCAAATCTTTTAAAATGGGCAGGATATAATGTCACAAAGGAGTTTTATGTCAATGATTCTGGAAACCAAATAGAAAAGTTTGGACAGAGCCTTGAGATTAGATACAGACAGCTGAAGGGTGAAAATATAGATCTTCCTGAAGATTGCTATCATGGTGAGGATATAATTGAAAGAGTAAAAGAATATTTAGACGAGCACGGGGATGATTTGGAGGATTTGTCCTCGGATGAGAGAAGAAAAAAGCTTGTTGACTTTGCCCTAAGGAGAAATATTTCGCTTATGAAAGAGCACTTGAGAAAATATGGCATAGAATATGATGTATGGTTTCATGAAAGCAGCCTTTATGAGAGTGGAGAAGTTTTTGAGACAATTGAGGATTTAAAATCAAGAGGATACACGTATGAAAAAGATGGGGCACTGTGGTTTGCAGCATCAAAGTTAGATAAGAGCTTAAAAGATGAGGTCTTGATAAGAGCAAATGGGATTCCAACATATTTTGCAGCTGATATTGCTTATCACAGAAACAAGTTTGAAAAAAGAGGATTTGACATTGTGATAGATATCTGGGGTGCTGACCATCATGGGCATGTTGCAAGAATGAAAGCTGCAATGAAGGCGCTCGGAATTGATCCGGAAAAGCTCATAGTGATTCTTATGCAGCTTGTAAGGCTGGTAAGAGATAAGGAAATTGTTAGAATGTCAAAGAGAACTGGCAAGGCAATAACGCTTATTGACCTGATTGACGAGATAGGTAAAGACGCTGCAAGGTTTATGTTCAATACAAAATCAGCAGACACCCACATTGAGATAGATTTAGACCTTGTGACACAGCAGACACTTGACAACCCTGTATTTTATGTCCAATATGCTTATGCAAGAACATGCGGGATACTTAGAACTCTTTCAGAAGAGGGGATAGTGTTAGATAAAAGTAGAATAAAGGTAGAACTTTTGCAGCAAGAAGAAGAGCTTGAACTTTTGAAAAAACTTTTAGAGCTTCCTGAAGAAATTGAGATAGCAGCAAAGAATTTAGACGTTAGCAGAGTGACAAAGTATCTTTTAGATTTGGCATCTATGTTCCATGCTTTTTATAACGCGTGCAGAGTTAAAAATGAAAATGAAGAACTGATGTTTACAAGGCTTTCTCTGGTTGAGTGTGTAAGAATTGTCATAAGGAATATGCTGAGACTGCTTGGAGTTGACGCTCCTGAGAAAATGTAA
- a CDS encoding DUF1934 domain-containing protein → MKKDVLIYVKGTQEYPVSSFENSIEFFTEGKFYKKGESYFVTYKESELTGLAGTTTTFKIQPDLITLIRWGDVTSTFVFEPGKRHISTYITDQGVIMIGVYTKKMKVDLDDSGGEVLVEYAIDLDSHMMSENDFLLKIKEAGVKN, encoded by the coding sequence ATGAAAAAAGACGTTCTGATTTACGTCAAAGGCACGCAGGAATACCCCGTAAGCAGCTTTGAAAATAGTATAGAATTTTTCACAGAAGGCAAGTTCTATAAAAAAGGAGAAAGTTATTTTGTGACATATAAGGAAAGCGAACTAACTGGGCTTGCTGGTACCACAACAACTTTTAAGATTCAACCAGACCTTATCACTTTAATCCGCTGGGGTGATGTTACATCAACCTTTGTATTTGAGCCTGGAAAAAGACACATCTCAACATATATAACCGACCAAGGGGTTATCATGATTGGAGTTTATACAAAGAAAATGAAAGTTGACTTGGACGATAGCGGTGGTGAGGTTTTGGTTGAGTATGCCATAGATTTGGATTCGCATATGATGTCTGAGAATGACTTTTTACTTAAAATCAAAGAGGCAGGTGTAAAAAATTGA
- the murI gene encoding glutamate racemase yields MDLRPIGIFDSGLGGLTVFKEIVSLMPNESIVYFGDTARIPYGSKSKETVTKFAMQNTRFLLSKNVKIVVVACNTASAYAYEALREKFDIPIVAVIEPGAEAAVRATKNKKVGVIGTEGTVASGAFEKKILEFDSSIKVFSKPCPLFVPLVEEGWTDKEVTYLVAKEYLEEFKEKEIDTLVLGCTHYPFLQDVIKKVLPDVILINPALETAKQVFGVLKEKDMLNTSKEEPTYYFYASDNLKKFESVASIFLNEKIKCEEKIDIERY; encoded by the coding sequence ATGGATTTGCGACCGATTGGTATATTTGATTCTGGTTTGGGCGGACTTACTGTCTTCAAAGAGATTGTAAGTCTTATGCCCAATGAAAGCATTGTTTATTTTGGTGACACGGCAAGAATTCCCTATGGATCTAAATCTAAAGAGACAGTTACAAAGTTTGCGATGCAAAACACAAGGTTTTTGCTATCAAAAAATGTCAAGATTGTGGTTGTGGCATGTAACACTGCCTCTGCTTATGCTTATGAAGCTTTGAGAGAAAAATTTGACATTCCCATTGTTGCAGTAATTGAACCTGGAGCTGAAGCAGCAGTAAGAGCTACTAAAAATAAAAAAGTAGGGGTTATAGGAACAGAAGGAACAGTGGCAAGTGGGGCTTTTGAAAAAAAGATATTAGAGTTTGACAGTAGCATAAAGGTTTTTTCAAAGCCGTGTCCTCTTTTTGTTCCGCTTGTAGAAGAAGGGTGGACAGATAAAGAGGTAACTTATCTTGTTGCTAAAGAGTACTTGGAAGAGTTCAAAGAAAAAGAAATAGATACTCTTGTTCTGGGATGCACACATTATCCTTTTTTGCAGGATGTCATAAAAAAGGTATTGCCGGACGTTATCCTAATAAATCCTGCACTTGAGACAGCCAAGCAGGTGTTTGGGGTTTTAAAGGAAAAAGATATGTTAAACACTTCAAAAGAGGAACCAACATATTATTTTTATGCAAGTGACAATCTCAAAAAATTTGAGTCTGTAGCTTCAATATTTTTAAATGAAAAGATAAAATGTGAAGAAAAAATAGACATAGAGAGATACTAA
- a CDS encoding D-alanine--D-alanine ligase family protein yields MTKLKVAVLFGGVSTEHEISIVSAKSVMQNMDKEKYEIIPIGITKEGKWLLYTGKIEDLDSKWTQLSTECFVSPDRTKKALVKIKDNEATFIDIDVVFPVLHGLNGEDGTVQGLLELSNIPYVGCGVLSSAICMDKAFAKKLALLEGIPQGHFLVVYKNEYSAKKDYFIRRIESEFSYPVFVKPANSGSSVGISKAKDREDLVLAIHEAFLYDTKVLIEQAINAREIECAVLGNDEVFVSEPGEIIPSREFYSYEAKYIDNSSELIIPARLPKEVTEEIRDLAVRIYKLFDCCGMARIDFFVDKDTNKVYFNEVNTIPGFTNISMYPKLMEFSGIPYSQLIDKLISLAIEKNEQKKSIKYSKEG; encoded by the coding sequence ATGACCAAGTTAAAGGTTGCTGTTTTATTTGGAGGAGTTTCGACAGAACACGAAATATCCATAGTTTCGGCAAAATCGGTTATGCAAAATATGGACAAGGAGAAATACGAAATAATCCCAATAGGCATAACAAAAGAAGGAAAATGGCTCTTGTACACAGGTAAAATTGAAGATTTGGATAGCAAGTGGACTCAGTTGTCGACAGAATGTTTTGTCTCTCCTGATAGAACCAAAAAGGCTCTTGTAAAGATAAAGGATAACGAGGCTACCTTTATCGACATTGACGTGGTTTTTCCAGTTTTGCATGGACTGAATGGTGAAGATGGGACAGTTCAGGGGCTTTTAGAGTTATCTAACATACCGTATGTGGGCTGCGGTGTTCTTTCGTCTGCCATATGTATGGACAAAGCATTTGCTAAAAAACTTGCGCTTTTAGAAGGAATACCACAGGGCCATTTTTTGGTTGTATACAAAAACGAATATTCAGCCAAAAAAGATTATTTCATAAGAAGAATAGAGAGTGAGTTTTCGTATCCTGTTTTTGTAAAGCCTGCAAACTCAGGCTCATCTGTGGGTATCTCAAAAGCGAAAGATAGAGAAGACCTTGTTTTGGCAATACATGAAGCTTTTTTGTATGACACAAAGGTTTTGATTGAACAGGCCATAAACGCTCGTGAGATAGAATGTGCAGTTTTGGGGAATGATGAGGTATTTGTGTCTGAGCCGGGTGAAATAATTCCGTCAAGAGAGTTTTATTCGTATGAGGCAAAGTATATTGATAATTCATCAGAGCTCATCATCCCGGCAAGACTTCCAAAAGAAGTTACTGAAGAGATAAGAGATTTGGCAGTAAGGATTTATAAGCTTTTTGACTGCTGTGGAATGGCAAGAATTGACTTTTTTGTTGATAAAGATACGAACAAAGTGTACTTCAACGAGGTAAATACAATACCTGGTTTTACAAATATTTCGATGTATCCAAAGCTTATGGAATTTAGTGGCATTCCATATTCTCAACTTATTGATAAACTAATTTCTCTTGCCATTGAAAAGAATGAGCAGAAAAAGAGCATAAAATACAGCAAAGAGGGCTGA
- a CDS encoding phosphoglucomutase/phosphomannomutase family protein: MRKITFGTDGWRGIIADDFTFENVKVVAQAISEYVLENYENPTIMVGYDYRFHSENFAKVCAEVLSSNAIHVLLSKQPIPTPALAHAVVKKGISGAIMITASHNPYYYNGIKFIPHYGGPANTQITDRIVKNVERIQKEGLGSLNPDEKLIEYFDHKEEYINDILNLIDKNAFERKTLKVLVNPMHGCGIGYIDEVLKRLGCEVKVINNWRDPLFGGHLPEPNLENMKDLLEVIKSEKFDLGLATDGDADRFGIVNPDGEYISANEVIFMLADYLIKTRGKASSIARTVATTSMLDKIAEKHNMRCIETPVGFKYIAECLMKEDSLIGGEESGGLSIKGHVPEKDGILADLLVTEAVAKLQKSPKEILRDIESEYGKLYNKRIDVRTTHQKKEEALERIKNFGKSEVAGLRCLEYRTRDGLKVILENSSWFLIRPSGTEDLIRIYGESPDEHKLEEILIDIRSYLGL, encoded by the coding sequence ATGAGAAAGATCACATTTGGAACAGATGGCTGGAGAGGAATTATAGCAGACGATTTTACTTTTGAGAATGTAAAAGTTGTTGCTCAGGCAATATCTGAATATGTTTTAGAAAACTACGAAAACCCGACAATAATGGTTGGCTATGACTATAGATTTCACTCAGAAAATTTTGCAAAGGTATGTGCCGAGGTTCTAAGTAGCAATGCGATACACGTTCTTCTTTCAAAACAGCCAATTCCAACACCAGCTTTAGCACATGCTGTTGTTAAAAAAGGTATAAGCGGAGCAATAATGATAACAGCAAGTCACAACCCATATTACTACAACGGAATAAAGTTTATTCCACACTATGGCGGACCTGCCAACACACAAATTACAGATAGGATAGTGAAAAACGTGGAAAGAATTCAAAAAGAAGGACTTGGCAGTTTAAATCCTGACGAGAAGCTCATTGAGTACTTTGACCACAAGGAAGAGTATATAAATGATATTTTGAATTTAATAGATAAAAATGCATTTGAAAGAAAAACTTTGAAAGTTCTTGTAAATCCTATGCATGGCTGTGGAATAGGGTATATTGATGAAGTGCTCAAGAGGCTTGGATGTGAAGTGAAGGTAATCAATAATTGGCGCGACCCGCTTTTTGGTGGACATCTGCCAGAGCCTAATTTGGAGAATATGAAAGACCTTTTAGAGGTTATAAAGAGCGAAAAATTTGACTTAGGTCTTGCAACAGATGGGGATGCAGACAGATTTGGAATTGTAAATCCAGATGGAGAGTATATTTCAGCGAATGAGGTAATCTTTATGCTTGCAGACTATTTGATAAAAACGCGCGGGAAAGCATCGTCAATTGCAAGAACAGTTGCAACAACTTCTATGCTCGACAAAATTGCAGAGAAGCACAATATGCGTTGTATTGAAACGCCTGTTGGATTTAAATATATTGCAGAATGTTTGATGAAAGAAGATAGCCTAATCGGTGGAGAGGAGTCTGGAGGACTTTCAATAAAAGGGCATGTGCCTGAGAAGGATGGGATTTTGGCAGACCTTCTGGTTACTGAGGCGGTTGCAAAGCTTCAAAAATCTCCAAAAGAAATTTTAAGGGACATTGAATCCGAGTATGGTAAGCTTTATAATAAAAGAATTGATGTTAGAACAACTCATCAGAAAAAAGAAGAGGCTTTAGAAAGAATAAAAAATTTCGGTAAAAGTGAAGTGGCAGGTTTGAGGTGCTTGGAGTACAGGACAAGAGATGGTCTAAAGGTTATCCTTGAAAATAGTTCGTGGTTTTTGATAAGACCATCTGGCACAGAAGACCTTATAAGAATTTATGGTGAAAGTCCAGATGAGCACAAATTAGAAGAAATTTTGATTGATATCAGAAGCTATCTTGGTTTGTAA
- a CDS encoding RNA polymerase sporulation sigma factor SigH has product MTLQKWLLNFKECSDEELVKYSREGVKEALEELLSRYQNFVKAKCRMYFLIGADKEDIYQEGMIGLFKAVRDFDETKYPSFRLFAEMCITRQMITAIKTASRQKHIPLNTYISLNKPVYEENDERTLIDTLADTFISDPEEVMITKEELENAINVITECLSPFELKVLSLYLEGRSYQEIADMIHKDVKSIDNALQRVKKKIEKYLAPADK; this is encoded by the coding sequence TTGACATTGCAAAAATGGCTTTTGAATTTTAAAGAGTGCTCAGATGAAGAATTAGTGAAATATTCAAGAGAAGGAGTAAAGGAAGCTCTTGAGGAGCTTCTTTCCAGGTATCAAAATTTTGTGAAGGCAAAGTGCAGGATGTACTTTTTGATTGGAGCAGACAAGGAGGATATCTATCAAGAGGGCATGATAGGTCTGTTTAAAGCTGTGCGTGATTTTGATGAGACAAAATATCCTTCGTTTAGATTGTTTGCAGAGATGTGCATTACACGCCAGATGATAACTGCAATCAAAACTGCCAGTAGGCAAAAACATATTCCTCTTAACACCTACATATCACTTAACAAGCCTGTGTACGAAGAAAATGACGAAAGGACACTTATTGATACGTTAGCAGACACATTCATTTCTGACCCCGAAGAGGTTATGATTACAAAAGAGGAGCTTGAAAACGCTATAAATGTCATTACTGAATGTCTTTCTCCTTTTGAACTAAAAGTTTTGAGCCTTTACCTTGAAGGAAGGAGTTATCAGGAGATTGCTGATATGATTCACAAGGATGTAAAGTCAATTGACAATGCACTACAAAGAGTTAAAAAGAAGATTGAAAAGTACTTGGCTCCAGCTGACAAATGA